Proteins from a single region of Runella sp. SP2:
- a CDS encoding deoxyribodipyrimidine photo-lyase gives MSQPITIFWFRRDLRLHDNAALYHALKSGNPVLPVFLFDTEILDKLDDKRDRRVEFIHQALQELQAQLTQMGSTLVVKHGSAAACWEELTQHYDVAEVYTNHDYEPAAIRRDKAIGEWLNARGIAFYTYKDQCIFEKSEVLSGAGTPYTVFTPYSRKWKEKLNSFYLKPYPTEAYFQHFYKTSPLPLPSLAEIGFEAVGQPFPQKTVRDELVKNYKERRDTPSIQGTSRLSVHLRFGTISIRELARHTKDLSETFLNELIWRDFYMQILWHFPHVGEGKAFRADYDRIEWRNDEAQFKKWCEGRTGYPIVDAGMRELNATGFMHNRVRMVVASFLTKHLLIDWRWGEAYFAQKLLDFDLSANNGGWQWASGSGTDAAPYFRIFNPTSQTQKFDPQLVYIKQWVPEINSFDYPKPIVDHAAARERCLATYQKALKQ, from the coding sequence ATGAGTCAACCAATTACGATTTTTTGGTTTCGTCGCGATTTGCGCTTGCACGACAATGCTGCTTTGTATCACGCCCTCAAATCGGGCAATCCTGTGCTTCCTGTTTTCCTTTTTGATACCGAAATCCTAGACAAACTTGATGACAAGCGTGACAGACGAGTAGAGTTTATTCACCAAGCCTTGCAAGAATTACAGGCTCAATTGACGCAAATGGGCAGTACGTTGGTGGTCAAACACGGCTCAGCGGCTGCCTGCTGGGAAGAACTCACCCAACATTACGACGTCGCCGAAGTTTACACCAACCACGATTATGAACCCGCCGCCATTCGCCGCGATAAAGCCATTGGTGAGTGGCTCAATGCGCGCGGAATTGCTTTTTATACGTATAAAGACCAGTGTATTTTTGAAAAAAGCGAAGTACTGAGCGGTGCAGGAACGCCCTACACGGTGTTTACTCCTTACAGCCGCAAATGGAAAGAAAAGCTAAATTCGTTTTACCTAAAACCCTATCCGACAGAAGCTTACTTTCAACATTTTTATAAGACTTCTCCACTCCCACTTCCTAGTTTAGCCGAGATTGGTTTTGAGGCCGTAGGACAACCTTTCCCCCAAAAAACAGTGCGGGATGAGTTAGTAAAAAACTACAAAGAACGGCGTGATACTCCTTCGATTCAGGGTACGTCTCGGTTAAGCGTGCATTTGCGCTTTGGAACAATTTCGATTCGGGAGCTTGCGCGTCACACCAAAGACCTCAGCGAAACATTTCTGAACGAACTTATTTGGCGGGATTTCTACATGCAGATTCTTTGGCACTTCCCACACGTGGGCGAAGGCAAAGCGTTTCGGGCAGATTATGACCGCATCGAATGGCGCAACGACGAAGCCCAATTTAAAAAATGGTGCGAAGGCCGTACAGGTTACCCGATTGTGGATGCAGGAATGCGCGAACTCAACGCGACGGGCTTCATGCACAACCGCGTCAGGATGGTGGTAGCTAGTTTTTTGACCAAACATTTGCTCATCGACTGGCGTTGGGGAGAAGCGTATTTTGCCCAAAAACTGCTGGACTTTGATTTATCGGCCAACAACGGCGGCTGGCAATGGGCTTCGGGATCAGGAACGGATGCCGCGCCTTATTTCAGAATCTTTAATCCTACGTCTCAAACGCAAAAGTTCGACCCGCAACTGGTTTACATCAAACAATGGGTTCCTGAAATAAACAGCTTTGACTATCCCAAACCAATTGTGGACCACGCTGCCGCCCGCGAGCGCTGCCTAGCAACCTATCAGAAGGCGTTGAAACAGTAA
- a CDS encoding polysaccharide deacetylase family protein, translating into MKQLFFVAALISFLYSPSQAQETYAEKLGYPKGKKIILFHIDDAGMSYEANQGTIIAMEKGVANSTSVMMPCGWVPAYMKYLQKYPNTDAGVHLTLTSEWKGYRWFPISGRDKVPGLLDKEGAMWSNVGDVVKHASADEVETEIRAQIARFRSFGVEPSHIDSHMGTLFGSPAFTERYVKVGIQEKIPVMLPGGHATLIAKERSSPAQEIQQFQQVGKMLWNAGLPVLDDLFADTYGWKLPAGTPNTEENLRKMKTQKYIELLKEAKPGITMVIMHCAAPSDNFKEITDSWPTRYGDFWAMLDPELKTFLDKEGIVLTTWREMYERRKKVK; encoded by the coding sequence ATGAAACAGCTTTTTTTTGTTGCTGCACTTATTTCTTTCCTCTACAGCCCTAGCCAAGCTCAAGAAACGTATGCCGAGAAATTGGGCTATCCCAAAGGCAAAAAAATCATTTTATTCCACATCGACGACGCGGGGATGTCGTACGAAGCCAACCAAGGCACCATCATTGCGATGGAAAAAGGAGTGGCCAATTCAACAAGTGTTATGATGCCTTGTGGATGGGTACCCGCGTACATGAAATACCTTCAAAAGTACCCCAACACCGACGCGGGCGTTCACCTCACGCTGACCTCGGAGTGGAAAGGCTACCGTTGGTTTCCGATTTCGGGACGAGATAAAGTACCAGGGTTGCTTGATAAAGAAGGCGCAATGTGGTCGAACGTCGGAGATGTAGTAAAGCACGCCTCCGCCGATGAAGTAGAAACCGAAATTCGGGCACAAATTGCGCGTTTTCGGAGTTTTGGCGTCGAACCTTCGCATATCGACTCGCACATGGGAACATTGTTTGGTTCACCTGCTTTTACCGAACGCTACGTAAAAGTAGGCATTCAAGAAAAAATCCCCGTTATGCTGCCAGGCGGTCATGCCACCCTCATTGCGAAAGAACGCAGCAGCCCCGCGCAAGAAATTCAGCAATTTCAGCAAGTGGGAAAAATGTTGTGGAACGCGGGTTTGCCCGTGCTAGATGATTTATTTGCCGATACCTACGGCTGGAAACTTCCCGCAGGCACTCCCAACACGGAGGAAAATTTGCGCAAAATGAAAACCCAGAAGTACATCGAACTCCTCAAAGAAGCGAAACCTGGCATCACCATGGTGATCATGCACTGCGCCGCGCCGAGCGATAATTTCAAAGAAATCACTGATTCTTGGCCTACGCGTTACGGAGATTTCTGGGCTATGCTCGACCCCGAATTGAAAACTTTTTTGGACAAAGAAGGCATTGTCCTCACCACTTGGCGGGAAATGTACGAACGTCGCAAGAAAGTGAAGTAA